Proteins encoded together in one Chitinophaga sp. LS1 window:
- a CDS encoding ExbD/TolR family protein produces the protein MNLRNRRNKNHVEMHSGALNDILFILLLFFLIVSTLANPNVIKLTLPKAKSNTKSKQTVVVSINDKREFFVGTNKVAFGSLKQMLAASIARDSKEVDPTIVVNAEKSVPVEDVVSIMEIAREIGAKVVLATTKPPETK, from the coding sequence ATGAACTTACGCAACAGAAGAAATAAAAATCACGTGGAGATGCACAGCGGGGCGCTGAATGACATCTTGTTCATTCTGCTGCTCTTCTTCCTGATCGTATCCACGCTGGCTAATCCGAATGTAATCAAGCTGACTTTGCCAAAGGCAAAGAGCAATACCAAGTCTAAACAGACTGTGGTTGTCAGCATCAACGATAAAAGAGAATTCTTTGTAGGTACCAACAAGGTAGCTTTTGGAAGTCTGAAGCAGATGCTTGCCGCATCTATCGCCCGCGATTCCAAGGAAGTAGATCCTACCATCGTGGTGAATGCAGAAAAGTCAGTTCCGGTAGAGGATGTGGTGTCTATTATGGAGATTGCGCGCGAAATAGGTGCCAAGGTTGTATTGGCAACTACTAAACCGCCTGAAACTAAATAG
- a CDS encoding MotA/TolQ/ExbB proton channel family protein: MLLGLVTLLQDSLLSPKPDTVAAGASTVAAADQHISLLDLLAKGGILMIPLGILSVIAVFSFVERYLTISKAGKLEDNFMPMIRDHISNGNIQAARSLSKNTNSPIARMIDKGIQRIGKPIESIEKSMENVGKLEIYKMEKNLVILSIISGIAPMFGFLGTIAGMIQTFFNISITSDITLGTIAGGIYVKMITSASGLIIGLVAYIGYSFLNAQIDKTINKMEAASAEFIDILQEPTR; the protein is encoded by the coding sequence ATGCTCTTAGGATTAGTAACATTACTCCAGGATTCCTTATTATCGCCTAAGCCCGATACAGTGGCTGCCGGCGCAAGTACCGTCGCCGCTGCCGATCAGCATATCAGCTTATTAGACCTGCTGGCAAAGGGTGGTATTCTCATGATCCCTCTCGGGATCCTCTCTGTTATCGCTGTTTTCTCCTTTGTAGAAAGGTATCTCACCATCTCCAAAGCAGGTAAACTGGAAGATAACTTCATGCCAATGATCCGTGATCATATCTCCAATGGCAACATCCAGGCTGCCCGTTCTTTGTCAAAGAACACCAACAGTCCTATTGCCCGTATGATCGACAAAGGCATACAGCGTATAGGTAAGCCTATTGAGAGCATCGAGAAATCCATGGAGAATGTAGGTAAACTGGAAATTTATAAAATGGAAAAGAACCTCGTGATTCTCTCCATTATTTCCGGTATCGCACCTATGTTCGGATTCCTGGGTACCATCGCTGGTATGATTCAGACCTTCTTCAATATCTCTATCACTTCCGATATCACACTGGGCACCATTGCCGGTGGTATCTATGTGAAGATGATCACTTCTGCATCTGGTCTGATTATCGGTCTGGTGGCTTATATCGGCTACAGTTTCCTGAACGCACAGATAGACAAGACTATCAATAAGATGGAAGCTGCTTCTGCTGAGTTTATCGATATTTTACAGGAGCCAACCAGATAA
- the pepT gene encoding peptidase T: MFTNYKYTVTERFLRYVQIDTQSDPLSKSFPSTEKQKDLGRLLIQELHEIGITDTEMDEHGYVFATIPSNTTKEVPVICFCSHMDTSSDCSGTGVKPIIHMHYDGDDIELPEDNTIIKTALHPYLASKIGDDIITAAGNTLLGADDKAGIAEIMDAAHYLMAHPEIKHGTIRILFTPDEEVGRGVEKLDMSKLGASFGYTLDGGELGSLEDESFSADAAKIVIEGVSVHPGTAKDKLVSAIKIASEIVDALPKDSLSPETTEDRQGFIHPVRVSGIVEHAEIDFILRDFVTAKLKDHAAFLQNILDAVMPNYPTASAKLTVTEQYRNMKEVLNLHPQVTDYAEEAIRRAGVEPLKMIIRGGTDGSRLSFMGLPCPNIFTGEMALHSKYEYVSIQDMQKAVQTIVHLAQVWEEKS; this comes from the coding sequence ATGTTCACTAATTACAAATACACCGTTACTGAGCGCTTCCTGCGCTATGTCCAGATAGACACACAGTCCGATCCACTGAGCAAAAGTTTTCCTTCCACAGAAAAACAAAAGGACCTTGGTCGCCTGCTCATACAGGAACTGCACGAAATAGGCATCACCGATACTGAGATGGATGAACATGGTTATGTATTCGCCACCATTCCTTCTAACACTACCAAAGAGGTGCCTGTGATCTGCTTCTGCTCTCACATGGACACCAGCAGTGACTGTAGTGGTACAGGTGTAAAACCCATCATCCACATGCATTACGATGGCGACGACATTGAACTGCCTGAAGATAATACCATCATCAAAACCGCCCTTCATCCATACCTCGCTTCCAAAATAGGCGACGACATCATCACCGCCGCCGGCAATACCCTGTTGGGTGCCGACGACAAAGCTGGTATAGCCGAAATCATGGATGCCGCTCATTACCTGATGGCGCACCCTGAAATCAAACATGGCACCATCCGCATCCTCTTCACACCAGATGAAGAAGTAGGTCGTGGCGTAGAAAAACTGGATATGTCTAAGCTCGGCGCCAGTTTTGGTTACACCCTTGATGGCGGCGAACTGGGTTCACTGGAAGACGAGAGCTTCAGTGCCGATGCGGCCAAAATTGTGATCGAAGGGGTGAGTGTACACCCGGGCACAGCAAAGGATAAATTGGTGAGCGCCATCAAGATAGCTTCGGAAATCGTAGACGCACTGCCCAAAGACAGCCTTTCTCCTGAAACCACCGAAGATCGTCAGGGGTTTATTCACCCAGTGAGAGTGAGTGGTATCGTAGAACATGCAGAAATTGATTTCATTCTTCGTGACTTCGTCACTGCCAAACTAAAAGACCATGCGGCTTTCCTGCAGAATATACTGGATGCCGTGATGCCAAATTATCCGACTGCCAGTGCGAAACTCACTGTTACAGAGCAGTATCGCAATATGAAAGAGGTGCTGAACCTGCATCCGCAGGTCACTGATTATGCGGAAGAAGCGATTCGCAGGGCAGGAGTGGAGCCATTGAAAATGATTATCCGTGGGGGTACAGATGGTTCCCGTCTTTCTTTTATGGGTTTGCCATGTCCTAATATCTTTACAGGTGAGATGGCGCTGCACAGTAAGTATGAATATGTGAGCATACAGGATATGCAAAAGGCGGTGCAGACGATCGTGCATTTGGCGCAGGTTTGGGAGGAGAAGAGCTGA
- the metE gene encoding 5-methyltetrahydropteroyltriglutamate--homocysteine S-methyltransferase, which translates to MQTNVPGYPRIGSNRELKKANEAYWAGRISLEKLQMTARQLRRQNWETLRDAGIDLIPSNDFSYYDQVLDMCLMTNTIPARFLALQATQVSASSPELYFGMARGYQKNGFDLTALEMTKWFDTNYHYLVPEFDGTQQFALTYNKALEEFEEAKALGIHTKPVLIGPVSFLLLGKIKDEKLQAADLLDKLLPVYISLLQSLENAGATWIQIDEPTLVLDLTPQEQSMFSYAYSKIAAVLSSVKLLLTTYFGSLQDNTALTLKLPVNALHIDLVRAPEQLEVILEHAPKHLQLSLGVVNGRNIWKNNYENSLALIKRAIAVLGEERVMIGSSCSLLHSPYDLDLEELTPQLKNWMAFAKQKVYELVDIRKILDGEDAIKDGDKAIRTGEHVTLDGDNAIRNDKHTTLDGDNAIRNSDHTTLDGIHAILAANKAAMQERATANIIHKPAVKARLAALTANDANRKSEFTIRQQAQEAVLKLPLFPTTTIGSFPQTEDIRKLRADVKKGAITQDDYDIAIRKAIGESVHLQERLQLDVLVHGEFERNDMVEYFGEQLEGFVFTKNGWVQSYGSRCVKPPIIYGDVSRPVPMTVAWSSYAQSLTKQPMKGMLTGPVTILQWSFVRDDQPRAETTLQIALAIRDEVNDLEKAGIRVIQVDEPAIREGLPLRRADWGAYLEWAVKAFRVAVSGVEDATQIHTHMCYSEFNDIIDSIAAMDADVITIETSRSQMELLEVFSTFRYPYEIGPGVYDIHSPRVPTVAEMTALLEKAAQLLPARNIWVNPDCGLKTRKWQETEQALRNMVSAAQQMRVAIKQPI; encoded by the coding sequence ATGCAAACGAATGTTCCCGGCTATCCGCGAATTGGTAGCAACAGAGAATTGAAGAAAGCAAACGAAGCGTATTGGGCAGGCAGGATCTCTTTGGAGAAGTTGCAGATGACTGCCAGACAGCTTCGCCGTCAGAATTGGGAAACCCTGCGTGATGCCGGGATTGATCTGATTCCTTCGAATGACTTTTCTTATTATGACCAGGTGCTGGATATGTGTTTGATGACGAATACGATTCCTGCCAGGTTCCTGGCATTGCAGGCTACACAGGTGTCGGCGAGTAGTCCTGAGTTGTATTTTGGTATGGCGCGTGGGTACCAGAAAAATGGGTTTGACCTGACGGCGTTGGAAATGACGAAGTGGTTTGATACGAACTATCATTATCTCGTACCTGAGTTTGATGGTACACAACAATTTGCTTTAACTTATAATAAAGCGCTGGAAGAATTTGAAGAAGCAAAGGCATTGGGGATACATACCAAACCTGTGCTCATTGGGCCTGTGAGCTTTTTGCTGTTGGGTAAGATCAAAGATGAAAAATTGCAGGCAGCTGATTTACTGGATAAATTATTGCCTGTATATATATCCCTGTTACAGTCTTTGGAAAATGCAGGAGCTACCTGGATCCAGATAGATGAACCTACGCTGGTGCTGGATCTGACACCACAGGAGCAATCAATGTTTTCATATGCTTATAGTAAGATTGCAGCCGTCCTTTCATCCGTTAAATTGTTGTTGACTACATATTTTGGTAGCCTGCAGGATAATACTGCGTTGACTTTGAAACTACCGGTAAATGCATTGCATATTGATCTGGTGCGTGCACCGGAACAATTAGAAGTTATTTTGGAGCATGCGCCCAAACACCTGCAACTGTCATTGGGTGTAGTGAATGGAAGGAATATCTGGAAGAATAATTATGAGAATAGTCTGGCATTAATTAAGAGAGCGATTGCCGTATTGGGTGAAGAGAGAGTAATGATTGGTAGTTCCTGTTCATTGCTGCATTCGCCATATGATCTGGATCTGGAAGAGCTGACACCACAATTGAAAAACTGGATGGCGTTTGCAAAGCAGAAGGTGTATGAGTTGGTGGATATCAGGAAAATTCTGGATGGGGAGGATGCGATTAAGGATGGAGATAAAGCGATTCGGACTGGTGAGCATGTGACCCTGGATGGTGATAACGCGATTCGGAATGATAAGCATACAACCCTGGATGGTGATAACGCGATTCGTAATAGTGATCATACGACCCTGGATGGCATTCATGCGATTCTCGCAGCCAATAAAGCTGCTATGCAGGAAAGAGCCACGGCGAACATCATTCACAAACCAGCTGTAAAAGCCCGTCTGGCAGCATTGACAGCAAACGACGCCAATCGTAAAAGTGAGTTTACCATTCGTCAGCAGGCACAGGAAGCAGTGCTAAAATTGCCGTTATTCCCCACTACAACCATTGGTTCATTTCCACAGACAGAAGATATCCGTAAGCTGCGTGCAGATGTAAAGAAAGGAGCGATCACACAGGATGATTATGATATAGCAATTCGTAAAGCGATTGGTGAATCCGTGCATTTACAGGAACGTTTGCAATTGGATGTATTGGTGCATGGAGAGTTTGAGCGGAATGACATGGTGGAATATTTTGGTGAACAACTGGAAGGATTTGTATTTACAAAGAATGGTTGGGTACAAAGTTATGGTTCACGATGTGTAAAACCACCTATCATTTATGGTGATGTATCCCGTCCTGTACCAATGACAGTAGCATGGAGCAGTTATGCACAATCGCTGACAAAACAACCAATGAAAGGTATGCTGACAGGGCCTGTGACGATATTGCAATGGTCATTTGTGAGAGATGATCAACCACGTGCAGAGACCACTTTACAAATTGCACTTGCCATCAGAGATGAGGTAAATGACCTGGAAAAAGCGGGTATCCGGGTGATACAGGTAGATGAACCTGCTATCCGGGAAGGATTACCACTGCGTCGTGCAGATTGGGGAGCGTATTTGGAGTGGGCTGTAAAAGCCTTTAGGGTAGCAGTTTCTGGCGTGGAAGATGCGACGCAGATACATACACACATGTGCTATTCTGAGTTTAATGATATCATTGATAGTATTGCAGCAATGGATGCAGATGTGATTACGATTGAAACATCCAGATCACAAATGGAATTGTTAGAAGTATTTTCCACATTCAGGTATCCTTATGAAATAGGCCCTGGTGTATATGATATTCATTCGCCAAGAGTACCCACTGTAGCGGAAATGACGGCATTACTTGAAAAAGCGGCGCAGCTGCTACCTGCAAGAAATATATGGGTGAATCCTGATTGCGGATTGAAAACAAGAAAGTGGCAAGAGACGGAACAGGCTTTGAGGAATATGGTGAGTGCTGCGCAACAGATGAGGGTCGCTATTAAACAGCCGATTTGA
- a CDS encoding cysteine-rich CWC family protein gives MAEHETVSCPRCNKTFECRVGSILRCQCQEVTLNEEERIFIATQYSGCLCAACMEEMKTKYKEEQLKRNNF, from the coding sequence ATGGCAGAACATGAAACCGTCAGCTGTCCACGCTGTAACAAAACATTCGAATGCCGGGTCGGCTCTATTCTTCGCTGCCAATGCCAGGAGGTTACGCTTAATGAAGAAGAACGAATCTTCATCGCTACCCAATATTCAGGTTGCCTTTGCGCCGCTTGCATGGAAGAGATGAAAACGAAATACAAAGAGGAACAATTAAAAAGGAACAATTTTTAA
- a CDS encoding acyl-CoA thioesterase produces MAYEAQIANSVTRIFKAVFPNTVNHYDTLFGGTAMQLMDEVAFITATRFSRMRMVTVSSDKIDFKKAIPHGTIIELVGEVVHVGKTSLKVEVNIYVEQMYTTHREKAISGSFTFVAIDDEKRPIQIEIMEEENV; encoded by the coding sequence ATGGCCTACGAAGCGCAAATAGCCAATTCCGTCACCCGCATTTTCAAAGCGGTGTTTCCAAACACAGTGAACCACTACGATACGTTATTCGGCGGCACCGCCATGCAACTCATGGACGAAGTCGCCTTCATTACCGCCACCCGCTTCAGCAGAATGCGCATGGTAACCGTTTCCAGTGACAAAATTGATTTTAAAAAAGCCATCCCACATGGCACCATTATAGAACTCGTCGGTGAAGTCGTTCATGTAGGCAAAACAAGCCTGAAAGTGGAGGTGAATATTTACGTGGAACAGATGTACACTACACACAGAGAAAAGGCCATATCCGGCTCCTTTACCTTTGTAGCCATCGACGACGAGAAGCGACCTATACAAATCGAAATAATGGAAGAAGAAAACGTATAA
- a CDS encoding FKBP-type peptidyl-prolyl cis-trans isomerase, which produces MQAVKNGDTVRVHYHGRLTDGTTFDSSEGRDPLEFQVGAGMVIKGFDSGVVDMIPGDKKTLNIPVEEAYGPKNDELIMDFPKQNIPEDLNPQVGMELQMSNPQGQVFPVKVTAISSEFITLDANHPLAGEPLVFDIELVEIV; this is translated from the coding sequence ATGCAAGCAGTTAAAAACGGAGATACGGTGCGTGTGCATTATCATGGCCGTCTGACCGACGGAACTACATTTGATTCCTCCGAAGGCAGAGACCCGCTGGAATTTCAGGTTGGCGCCGGTATGGTTATTAAAGGCTTCGACAGTGGTGTGGTGGATATGATACCAGGTGATAAGAAAACCCTAAATATTCCCGTTGAAGAGGCTTATGGCCCTAAAAACGACGAATTGATCATGGATTTCCCTAAGCAGAATATTCCGGAAGATCTGAATCCTCAGGTAGGTATGGAACTGCAGATGAGCAATCCACAGGGTCAGGTGTTTCCTGTGAAGGTAACTGCTATCAGCAGCGAATTTATCACTTTGGATGCGAATCATCCGCTGGCTGGTGAGCCATTGGTCTTTGATATTGAACTTGTAGAGATCGTATAA
- a CDS encoding exo-beta-N-acetylmuramidase NamZ domain-containing protein, with amino-acid sequence MYKFLLSFIISASFLLPAKAQVITGADRTAEYLPLLKGKRVALLVNQTATIGNTHLVDSLLKLKVNIIKIFSPEHGFRGKADAGEKVGNSKDAATGLTIVSLYGKHRKADANDLKDVDILIFDIQDVGTRFYTYISSLQELMESAGENNKPLIVLDRPNPNGHYVDGPVLDTALRSFVGMQPIPIVHGLTVGEYAKLLNGEKWLKNGVQCKLTVITCKKYDHHTYYELPVKPSPNLPNMAAIYLYPSMCLFEGTALSLGRGTDLPFQVFGSPEFPKNLYSFTPHSTEGAKEPPLKDVTCYGYNLTGTSAESRAKMNNQVQLKWLIQAYQLFPNKDKFFISSFNRLAGNTTLQQQIKQGLSEAAIRQSWEPALSHFKTIRKKYLLYAE; translated from the coding sequence ATGTATAAATTCCTCCTCTCCTTCATTATTTCGGCCTCTTTCCTGCTGCCGGCAAAGGCACAGGTCATTACCGGGGCAGACCGGACAGCAGAGTATCTTCCGCTGCTCAAAGGCAAAAGAGTCGCTCTCCTGGTCAATCAGACAGCCACGATTGGCAATACGCACCTCGTAGATTCATTGTTAAAACTAAAGGTGAATATCATAAAGATCTTCAGCCCCGAACATGGCTTCCGAGGCAAGGCTGACGCCGGCGAAAAAGTAGGCAACAGCAAAGACGCCGCCACCGGTCTCACCATTGTATCGCTCTATGGCAAACATAGAAAAGCTGATGCCAATGATCTGAAAGATGTAGACATCCTCATCTTTGATATTCAGGATGTAGGCACCCGCTTCTATACTTACATCTCTTCTTTACAGGAACTGATGGAATCTGCTGGTGAAAATAATAAACCACTCATTGTTCTGGACCGGCCAAATCCAAATGGTCATTATGTAGATGGCCCTGTTCTGGATACGGCGCTTCGTTCTTTTGTTGGTATGCAACCCATTCCTATCGTACATGGCCTCACTGTGGGTGAATATGCGAAACTACTGAATGGTGAGAAATGGCTGAAGAACGGCGTGCAATGTAAACTCACTGTGATCACCTGCAAAAAGTATGATCACCATACCTACTACGAACTGCCCGTGAAACCCTCTCCCAATCTGCCTAATATGGCAGCTATCTATCTCTATCCAAGTATGTGCCTCTTTGAAGGTACTGCTCTGAGTCTGGGCAGAGGTACGGACCTGCCTTTCCAGGTGTTTGGTAGTCCTGAGTTTCCTAAGAACCTGTACTCATTTACGCCACATAGCACAGAAGGGGCGAAAGAACCTCCGCTGAAGGATGTAACTTGCTATGGTTACAACCTGACGGGTACATCAGCAGAAAGTAGAGCGAAGATGAACAACCAGGTACAACTGAAATGGCTCATTCAGGCTTATCAATTGTTCCCAAATAAGGATAAATTTTTTATCAGTAGTTTCAACAGGTTAGCAGGGAATACTACCTTGCAGCAGCAAATCAAACAAGGATTGAGCGAGGCTGCTATTCGTCAGAGCTGGGAACCGGCTTTGAGTCATTTTAAAACTATCAGGAAGAAATATTTACTATATGCAGAGTGA
- the fmt gene encoding methionyl-tRNA formyltransferase yields the protein MQSDSLRIVFMGTPDFAVASLDILVQNGFNVVGVITAPDKPAGRGLQLQESAVKKYAVSKGLHVMQPEKLKNPEFLEELRGLKADLQVVVAFRMLPVVVWDMPKLGTINVHGSLLPNYRGAAPINWAIINGEKESGVTTFKLQHEIDTGDVMFSQAVAIREDETAGELHDALMATGAELLLKTVTAIAKGDVHEVPQADIKAEDIKHAPKIFKEDCQVKWEASIDHIYNLVRGLSPYPTAWATLQGKSVKIFKATKEKAVPSVAPGEFVTDGKSYLKIAASDGYLNLVEIQLEGKKRMDIEAFLRGFRAN from the coding sequence ATGCAGAGTGATTCTCTTAGGATCGTATTTATGGGTACACCAGATTTTGCAGTGGCGTCTCTGGATATACTGGTACAGAACGGATTTAATGTGGTGGGAGTGATTACGGCGCCGGATAAGCCGGCGGGCCGTGGATTACAGCTGCAGGAGAGTGCGGTGAAGAAGTATGCGGTGAGTAAAGGATTGCATGTAATGCAGCCGGAGAAGTTGAAGAATCCGGAATTTCTGGAAGAGTTGAGGGGGTTGAAAGCAGACCTGCAGGTGGTGGTAGCGTTTCGGATGCTGCCGGTAGTAGTGTGGGATATGCCGAAATTAGGGACGATCAATGTGCATGGGTCTTTGTTGCCGAATTATAGAGGGGCGGCGCCGATTAACTGGGCGATTATTAATGGGGAGAAGGAGTCGGGCGTGACAACGTTTAAGTTGCAGCATGAGATTGATACGGGAGATGTGATGTTTAGTCAGGCGGTGGCAATAAGAGAGGATGAAACAGCAGGGGAATTGCATGATGCGTTGATGGCGACAGGGGCTGAGTTGTTGCTGAAAACGGTGACGGCTATTGCGAAAGGGGATGTGCATGAGGTGCCGCAGGCCGATATTAAGGCGGAAGATATTAAGCATGCGCCGAAGATATTTAAGGAGGATTGTCAGGTTAAGTGGGAGGCTTCTATTGATCATATTTATAACCTTGTTAGAGGATTGAGTCCTTATCCTACTGCATGGGCGACTTTGCAGGGGAAGAGTGTGAAGATTTTTAAAGCGACGAAAGAGAAGGCGGTTCCTTCAGTAGCTCCCGGTGAGTTTGTGACGGATGGGAAGAGCTATTTAAAAATAGCAGCGAGTGATGGGTATTTGAATCTGGTGGAGATACAACTGGAGGGGAAAAAGCGGATGGATATAGAGGCGTTCTTACGTGGGTTCAGAGCGAATTGA
- a CDS encoding LysM peptidoglycan-binding domain-containing protein, giving the protein MVKSFMTLAVLVLSVAGAYAQDIIQVQGTTPDLYVLHTVKKGETLYSLGRTFSLPIKDIAAENNISADKGLQLGQNVKIPLNGTNFSQKADAASGGAPLYHKVEASETLYRLSLNHNKVPLDNIRRWNNMSGDGLKKDTYVIIGYLKGGGGGAVAHNPTPAPVPTPSTPAPTPASVNNTPAPTPTAPVSNNNPAPPVESNPAPSTPAPAPAPAETTKPVTTAGSTFESLYVQQTGNGKNATTEKGPGGWFKSNAAAGKYYALHNTAQRGTIIKVTNPLNGKYIYAKVLETIPQIKQNAGLIIKLSDSALEALGTNDPKFYCELSYEN; this is encoded by the coding sequence ATGGTAAAATCGTTCATGACATTAGCGGTACTTGTATTATCAGTAGCAGGCGCGTATGCACAGGATATCATCCAGGTGCAGGGAACTACTCCTGACCTGTACGTACTGCACACAGTGAAAAAAGGTGAAACTTTATATAGCCTGGGCAGGACATTCAGTCTGCCTATCAAGGATATAGCTGCGGAGAATAACATTTCTGCCGATAAAGGTCTGCAGCTGGGACAGAATGTCAAGATCCCGCTGAATGGTACAAACTTCTCGCAAAAGGCGGATGCTGCAAGTGGTGGTGCGCCATTGTATCATAAAGTAGAAGCCAGCGAGACATTGTATCGCCTGAGTCTCAATCATAACAAGGTGCCGTTGGATAATATTCGTCGTTGGAACAACATGTCTGGCGATGGGTTGAAGAAGGATACCTACGTGATTATCGGTTACCTGAAAGGTGGCGGTGGTGGAGCGGTTGCACACAACCCTACACCAGCACCAGTTCCGACACCATCTACGCCGGCGCCAACGCCTGCTTCGGTAAATAACACACCGGCACCTACACCAACAGCTCCGGTTAGTAATAATAACCCTGCTCCGCCAGTAGAGTCTAATCCGGCACCATCTACGCCAGCACCGGCTCCAGCACCTGCAGAAACAACCAAACCAGTGACTACCGCAGGTTCTACATTTGAATCATTGTATGTACAGCAGACGGGCAATGGTAAAAATGCTACCACAGAAAAAGGGCCTGGTGGATGGTTCAAGAGTAATGCAGCTGCAGGTAAATATTATGCATTGCACAATACAGCGCAGCGCGGTACGATCATTAAAGTAACGAACCCGCTGAATGGTAAGTATATTTATGCAAAAGTGTTGGAGACGATTCCGCAGATCAAGCAGAATGCTGGTTTGATAATTAAATTGAGTGATTCAGCGCTGGAAGCATTGGGTACAAATGATCCGAAGTTCTACTGTGAATTGAGCTACGAGAATTAA
- a CDS encoding methyltransferase RsmF C-terminal domain-like protein produces MDLPKKFTDSLISLPEMDLAAFLRVHAAEEKVTSLRINPNKIKDRDATEKILGELATNGYSRVPWTTDGYYLAERPSFTFDPYFHAGAYYVQEASSMFLEQVLRQACDLTAPLKVLDLCASPGGKSTLLQSLISPESLLVSNEVIKTRAALLGDNLSRWGAANVVVTNNDPRDFGRLPGFFDVMVVDAPCSGSGLFRREPEAINEWSEENVMLCSQRQQRILADAMPALKEGGILIYATCSYSREEDEEIMDWLQANFELENIPVPLQPDWHIVKTAAEGYRFYPDRVKGEGFFITCFRRKSGEEYSAKKQRHTLTAVDKKDRDKVTPWLQDSDGFFMMAHQGEVLLFPEMLQPAVAVLQQHLYLRKAGVKAGQLAAKELIPDHQLSMSPLVAGDVQKVALTREQALKYLRKEDPAIAVVIKGWALMQYGGMSLGWAKVLPNRINNYYPKELRILKEIQA; encoded by the coding sequence TTGGATCTTCCAAAAAAATTTACTGATAGTCTGATTTCGCTGCCTGAAATGGATTTGGCAGCTTTTTTGCGTGTACATGCGGCGGAAGAAAAGGTAACTTCGCTGCGTATTAATCCGAACAAGATAAAGGATAGGGACGCGACAGAAAAAATACTGGGAGAATTGGCTACCAATGGGTACAGCCGGGTCCCATGGACGACTGACGGGTACTATCTGGCTGAAAGGCCGTCTTTTACATTTGATCCATATTTTCACGCAGGGGCCTACTACGTACAGGAGGCTTCTTCCATGTTCCTGGAACAGGTATTACGGCAGGCATGTGACCTGACTGCTCCTCTCAAAGTGCTGGACCTTTGTGCATCACCGGGAGGTAAGTCTACATTGTTGCAGTCTTTGATCAGTCCGGAGAGCCTGTTGGTATCCAATGAGGTGATCAAAACCCGGGCGGCACTGCTGGGAGACAATCTTTCCAGGTGGGGAGCTGCCAATGTGGTGGTTACAAACAATGACCCCCGTGATTTTGGTCGGTTGCCGGGTTTCTTCGATGTGATGGTGGTCGATGCGCCTTGTTCTGGTTCAGGGTTGTTTCGCAGGGAACCGGAGGCGATCAATGAGTGGTCAGAAGAAAATGTGATGTTGTGTAGTCAGCGACAGCAAAGGATCCTGGCCGATGCCATGCCGGCGCTGAAAGAAGGGGGGATCCTGATCTATGCCACCTGTTCTTACAGCAGGGAAGAAGATGAGGAGATCATGGACTGGTTACAGGCTAATTTTGAGCTGGAAAATATACCGGTGCCTTTACAACCTGACTGGCACATAGTAAAAACCGCAGCAGAAGGATATCGTTTTTATCCTGATAGAGTAAAGGGAGAGGGGTTCTTCATCACCTGCTTCCGCAGAAAATCAGGAGAGGAATATAGCGCTAAGAAACAACGGCATACACTCACAGCAGTCGATAAAAAAGACAGGGATAAGGTAACCCCGTGGTTACAGGACAGTGACGGCTTCTTTATGATGGCGCATCAGGGTGAGGTACTATTATTCCCTGAAATGCTGCAACCAGCTGTCGCCGTATTGCAGCAGCACTTATATTTGCGAAAGGCTGGCGTCAAAGCAGGTCAGTTGGCCGCAAAGGAACTGATACCAGATCACCAGCTGTCCATGAGTCCTTTGGTGGCAGGCGATGTGCAAAAAGTAGCATTGACCCGTGAACAGGCATTGAAGTACCTGAGAAAAGAGGATCCTGCCATTGCTGTAGTTATAAAAGGATGGGCATTAATGCAATATGGAGGAATGTCGCTGGGCTGGGCCAAGGTATTGCCAAACCGTATCAATAATTATTATCCTAAGGAACTCCGTATTCTGAAAGAAATTCAGGCTTGA